The nucleotide sequence TCGAATGCCTTCAGCGATACGTCGCAATAGACCGGCAGCGGCGTCTTCAATCCGAACGGACAGACGCCGCCGACTTCGTGTCCGGTGATCTCGGCGACTTCCTCGAGGCCGAGCATCTTGGGCTTGCCCCCGAACAGCGTCTTGACCTTCTTGTTGTCCATCCGCGACGTGCCGGCGGCCACGATCAGCACCACGCGCTCGCCGATCCGCAAGCTCAGCGTTTTTGCAATCCGCGCCGGCTCGACGCCGTAGGCTTCGGCGGCCAACGCGACAGTGGCGGAACTGATCTGGGATTCGATCACGGCGATATCGGGCGCCTTTTCTGCGAAGAAGGCGCGGACGGACTCAAGACTCATTTCAGGACCTTTGGGCAGACACCAGGGCGGGAAGCTCGGCGAGACTGTGGATGCGGTGATCGGGCGCGACGCCAAGTTCATCCATCTGGGTGCGCAACGCCCAAAACATCGTCAATGGCGGCAGCGTCTCGCTTTCGAGGCAGGCCAGCGCCATCGCTTCCGGTGTCACCCGCTCGATCCAGGCGACGTTGAGCCCGAACGCCTTGGCGCCGCAGGCGTCCCACGGATTGGCTGATATAAATAGCACTTCGGCGGGCGGCACGTGCAGCACCTCCTCGATCAGCATGTAGGCTTCGGGGCTGGGCTTGAAAATCTTTTTGGCATCGACGCTGATGACCGCATCGAGCACGCGGTCGAGCCCGCTGTTGCGCACCAGGGCGTCCAGCATGTCAGGGCTGCCGTTGGACAGGATCGCGAGTTTCCGATCTTTCACCGCCGAAAGCGTCGCCAGCGCATCCGGATAGAGTTCGAGATGCAGATATTTGTCGATGATGCGCGCGAAAGCATCGTCGTCATATTGCAGCCCGAGGCTGCCAAGCGTGTACGCCAGCGAGTCGCGCGTCACTTCGGAGAAATCCCGATAGTGCCGCATCAGCGAGCGCAGCCAGGTGTATTCGAGTTGCTTGATGCGCCAGACCTGGGTGATGATTTCGCCGTAGCCGGGGAACGCGTCCTCGGTGACATCGGCCACCGACTGAATGTCGTAAAGCGTGCCATAGGCGTCGAAGACAATTGCTTTGATGGTCACCGAGCGTACCCTTTGTTCTGGCCTACTCTTTGTAGCCGATCGTCGCGTCGAGAAACTCATGCAGCGCCACGGCCGCTTGATCCGCCGCCGATTGGTTGAATTCGAAATGATGACCCGAGGTTTCCATCGGGGTCTTCAGGCTCGGCGCGTCGAATGCGTGATAGGCGTCGGGATACACGACGAGTTTGATCGGAATGTCGCGGTCCTTCCGGCGCGATATCCCCCAGCCGTCGCGTCCGGCCACCATGTTGCGGCACTCTTCCGCCGAATTCAAATCGTCGCGTTCGCCGATCAGGATCAGCGTGGGGACGGTCAGGTCGCCCTTCAATCCTGCGCAAGGCGGGTAGAACGCAACCGCGGCGTGGAATTTGTCCGCCGAGCCTTGCTCGATCGCGCCGCGTTCGACTGCGGCGAGAACCGACAGGCCGCCCCGCGAGAATCCGACGGCGGCAATGCGCGCGGGATCGATCGACGGATGCTGCGCCAGAAATTTCAGGGCCCGGTAGGCGTCGAAGTTGAAATCCTTGGAAGCGCTGTCGCGGCAGTTTTTGACGCCCCGCGGACCAAAGCTATCGACCGAGAGCGTTGCATAGCTCCAGGACGCGATCCGCTTGCCCCAACGTTCGTCGATGTGCCGCCAGTTTCCGTTGCAGCCATGCAGCAGGATGACTGCAGGCGAGGGACCCGTGCCGAGCGGACGTCTCAGATACCCCTGCAGTGGATGCGAACTCGCCAGCGGCGTTTCGAGTTCAACGGTGGTGCCGCCGGACTGAGATCGAGCCATCGGACATCCGAGCGCATGTCCGATCAAGAATGCACTTGTGAAGACAGCGATTTTGGCGAGCTTCATCACGCACCACTATCTTCGCTCTACGGCCCGCCGCCCCGGCGAAGCTAACTTATATACCCAAAATCTTCCGCGCGTTGGCCTTCAATACTTTGGGCCGGATCTCCTCGCGGATGTCGAGTTTTGCAAAATCCGCCAGCCAGCGGTCCGGCGTGATCACCGGCCAGTCCGAGCCGAACAGCATCTTGTCCTGCAAAATCGAGTTGATGTAGCGCACCAGGATCGGCGGAAAATATTTCGGCGACCAGCCGGAGAGGTCGATATAGACGTTCGGCTTGTGGGTTGCGACCGATAGCGCCTCTTCCTGCCAGGGGAAGGAGGGATGCGCGAGGATAATCTTCAGGTCGGGGAAATCCGCGGCGACATCGTCCATATACATCGGGTTGGAATATTTCAGCCGCATCCCCATGCCGCCGGGCATGCCCGAGCCGACGCCGGTTTGGCCGGTATGAAACAGCGCGATTGCGCCGCCGTCATTGATCGCTTCATAGAGCGGATAGGCCATGCGGTCGTTGGCATAGAAACCCTGCATGGTCGGGTGGAATTTGAAGCCGCGGACGCCGTATTCCTCCATCAGCTTCTTTGCCTCGCGCACGCCGAGCTTGCCCTTGTGCGGATCGATCGAGACGAAGGGGATCAGGACGTCGAGATTGTCGGACGCCACTTCCAGCATTTCGTAATTGTTGTAGCGGCGGAAACCGGTCTCGCGTTCGGCATCGACCGGGAAGATCACGGCCGCAATGTTCTTGGAGCGGTAATAGGCCGCGGTTTCCGGCACGGTCGGCGGATGCTTGTGCGGCGATTTGAAATATTCCGCCATGCGCTCCTGGAAGTCGTCATAGCCGTCGTCGCCATGCAGGCCGCAGGGCTCTTCGGCGTGGGTGTGGATGTCGATCGCGACCACTTTCTCGATATCGGGCAGCTTGAGCTTGGGCATCTGAGGTTTCCCACCGGCTTGATTTTTGGGTCTGGAAAATTGATTATACTATATAACGAATTCCGCAAGGCGGCAGAAACAAAAGGCGGAAAATAAGGGAGTGGACATGGCGCAGGCCGAGGCTTTCGAAACCGATTTCTGGAAAGACGCCAATCTGCGCAAGGTCTGGGACGACATCGTCCCCGGCGAGCCGCGCAAGACCATCCCGTACACGCTGACGAAAGAGGCGATCGAACTGTACTGCAAATCGGTCGGCGAGGATCACCCGATCTATTTCGATGAAGCCTATGCCAAGACCACCCGCTATGGCGGGCTGATCGCGCCGCCCTCGATCCACATCCTCCTGATGTTCTCCTGCACGCCGGCCGACGACTGGATGCGCTCGCCCGGCACCGTCAATGCCGGACAGTCCTGGAGCTACAACATTCCGGCGCGGCCCAACGACGTCATCACCTTGCAGGCCCGCGCGCTCGACAAGTTCATCAAGCGCGAGCGGCTGTTCGTGGTGCACGACAATGTCTTCTTCAACCAGAAGGGCGAGGTAATCTGTTCCGGCCGCGGCTGGACGATTCGGCCAATGTGAGAGGAGAGCGATCCATGACGACCACGTTCGACAATCTCTCCGCCGGTGACGTCATCGACGGCCCGAAATTCGCGGTCTCACGCGAATCTATCCGCCTGTTCTGCGATGCCTCGCTCGACTACAACCCGCTGCATCTCGACGACGACTATATGAAGGGCAATTTCGGCAAGACCAATTTCGGCGGCATCATCATGCACGGCATGAACAATTTCGGGTTGATCTCCCGAATGATCACCGATTGGGCCTGCCCCGCCGGCGCGGTCCACCGGCGGTTGGAGACGCGGTGGGTCAAGCCGGTCCGGCCCGGCGATACCATCCAGCCCACAGGGATCATCAAAGCCAAGCAGACGACTAAAAAATCCCGCTGGGTTTTGATCGATGTGGTGGTGAAGAACCAGCTTGCGGAAAAGGTCGCGACCGGCGAGGCCCTGGTCGAATTCCCGCGCGACCTGTTTTGCCAGTGATTCCGATGAGTTCTGCGAAAGCGATGGCTGACAGCGAGCAGCTATCAATCGACCCGGCGTTAGGTCCGGAACGGGACAGATGGGCCCGAAAACGGGCCCATTCCGATTGACATCCGGTCCCGCCATGGCTTAGAAACCGCCCAATCCCGGGCGGTAGGCCGCTTTCGGGATAAATCCCATTTTGCCACTTTCGGGTAGCTCAGGTTCGGCCTTCAACACGGCCTTTCAAAGCATCAGGATTGTCCCATGAAGGTCCGTAACTCATTGAAATCGCTGCGTGGTCGCCACCGCAACAATCGTCTGGTCCGCCGCAAGGGCCGGGTTTACGTGATCAACAAGGTGCAGCGCCGCTTCAAGGCCCGCCAGGGTTAAGCCCCAAGGCGCCTAGCCGGCTTTTCTTGCTCGTTTCACAGGTCTTTGACGACGTGCCGCTTTGCGGCGCGATTTTGCGCGTCTAGACTTGGTCCATGGTTTTGAGATTCCCGGGCGCCCGTAACTGCCGGATCGTGGTGACAGCCGCTGTAATGACAGCCGTGCCGGTGACCGCTTTTGCCCAAAGCAACATCCAGGTCGTTCCGCCGCCGAAAGCCGAAAAGAAATTGCCGGAAGCGCCGAGCAAGCTTCCCAAGGTCGGGGCCGATCGTACCCGCGGGCTGGATTTCCTGTTCGGCGCGCTGAAGGCCGCCCCCGACGAAGCCAGCGCCAAGCATGTCGAGGCGCGGATCTGGGCGCTGTGGATGCAGACCCCGAGCGACACGGCTGCGCTGTTGATGCTGCGCGCCAAGGCCGCCATGGATGCACAGAAGGTCGACGTCGCGCTGAAACTGCTCGATGCCGTCATCAAGCTGCGTCCCGACTATGTCGAGGCATGGAACCGGCGCGCGACGCTGCACTACCTGAAGAACGACTACACCCACTCGCTGGAGGACATCCGGCAGGTGCTGATCCGCGAGCCCCGGCACTTCGGTGCGCTGGCCGGGCTCGGCATGATCATGCAGGAAATCGGCGACGAAAAGCGGGCGCTCGAGGCGTTCCGCAAGGCACTTGCCGTCAATCCGCATCTCGAGAAGGTGCCGGAACTGGTCAAGACGCTGACGGAAAAGGTCGAAGGCCGCGATATCTGATACGAGCACGATCCGGACCCGAAGGGCCGCGTTAGCGCAAAGTGGACACCGGTTTTCCCGAGGCAAATGAGAAGCATTTGTCCGAGATCATGCTCGATCAAAAAAGATCCCGATTAACCTTCCCTACGACTTACTTCAGG is from Bradyrhizobium sp. AZCC 2176 and encodes:
- a CDS encoding YbaK/EbsC family protein, with amino-acid sequence MSLESVRAFFAEKAPDIAVIESQISSATVALAAEAYGVEPARIAKTLSLRIGERVVLIVAAGTSRMDNKKVKTLFGGKPKMLGLEEVAEITGHEVGGVCPFGLKTPLPVYCDVSLKAFDIVVPAAGSTHSAVKITPARMAELTSAEWVDVCEHRRVPEAPAYSSSS
- a CDS encoding haloacid dehalogenase type II, with protein sequence MTIKAIVFDAYGTLYDIQSVADVTEDAFPGYGEIITQVWRIKQLEYTWLRSLMRHYRDFSEVTRDSLAYTLGSLGLQYDDDAFARIIDKYLHLELYPDALATLSAVKDRKLAILSNGSPDMLDALVRNSGLDRVLDAVISVDAKKIFKPSPEAYMLIEEVLHVPPAEVLFISANPWDACGAKAFGLNVAWIERVTPEAMALACLESETLPPLTMFWALRTQMDELGVAPDHRIHSLAELPALVSAQRS
- a CDS encoding dienelactone hydrolase family protein; this translates as MARSQSGGTTVELETPLASSHPLQGYLRRPLGTGPSPAVILLHGCNGNWRHIDERWGKRIASWSYATLSVDSFGPRGVKNCRDSASKDFNFDAYRALKFLAQHPSIDPARIAAVGFSRGGLSVLAAVERGAIEQGSADKFHAAVAFYPPCAGLKGDLTVPTLILIGERDDLNSAEECRNMVAGRDGWGISRRKDRDIPIKLVVYPDAYHAFDAPSLKTPMETSGHHFEFNQSAADQAAVALHEFLDATIGYKE
- a CDS encoding amidohydrolase family protein — protein: MPKLKLPDIEKVVAIDIHTHAEEPCGLHGDDGYDDFQERMAEYFKSPHKHPPTVPETAAYYRSKNIAAVIFPVDAERETGFRRYNNYEMLEVASDNLDVLIPFVSIDPHKGKLGVREAKKLMEEYGVRGFKFHPTMQGFYANDRMAYPLYEAINDGGAIALFHTGQTGVGSGMPGGMGMRLKYSNPMYMDDVAADFPDLKIILAHPSFPWQEEALSVATHKPNVYIDLSGWSPKYFPPILVRYINSILQDKMLFGSDWPVITPDRWLADFAKLDIREEIRPKVLKANARKILGI
- a CDS encoding MaoC family dehydratase; its protein translation is MAQAEAFETDFWKDANLRKVWDDIVPGEPRKTIPYTLTKEAIELYCKSVGEDHPIYFDEAYAKTTRYGGLIAPPSIHILLMFSCTPADDWMRSPGTVNAGQSWSYNIPARPNDVITLQARALDKFIKRERLFVVHDNVFFNQKGEVICSGRGWTIRPM
- a CDS encoding MaoC family dehydratase, which gives rise to MTTTFDNLSAGDVIDGPKFAVSRESIRLFCDASLDYNPLHLDDDYMKGNFGKTNFGGIIMHGMNNFGLISRMITDWACPAGAVHRRLETRWVKPVRPGDTIQPTGIIKAKQTTKKSRWVLIDVVVKNQLAEKVATGEALVEFPRDLFCQ
- the ykgO gene encoding type B 50S ribosomal protein L36, with protein sequence MKVRNSLKSLRGRHRNNRLVRRKGRVYVINKVQRRFKARQG
- a CDS encoding tetratricopeptide repeat protein, whose product is MTAVPVTAFAQSNIQVVPPPKAEKKLPEAPSKLPKVGADRTRGLDFLFGALKAAPDEASAKHVEARIWALWMQTPSDTAALLMLRAKAAMDAQKVDVALKLLDAVIKLRPDYVEAWNRRATLHYLKNDYTHSLEDIRQVLIREPRHFGALAGLGMIMQEIGDEKRALEAFRKALAVNPHLEKVPELVKTLTEKVEGRDI